A region of Streptomyces cinnamoneus DNA encodes the following proteins:
- a CDS encoding DUF4097 family beta strand repeat-containing protein, which translates to MTPRPVRIPALVGGVLLAGLTLGGCGSSNADDATPEERTFSISGRELTVDSDNSAIELVPGGDGKDVKVVRRFDGWALGGSAGVSWEMRGDTLKLRLTCKGISMGCEAKHRIEVPRGVAVTVKEDNGSVTARDLETPLAITTSNGSIDVRNAKGPLELRTSNGAVKARGLGSRTVSVTTSNGSVEVGAEQVPDHVETRTGNGATRITLPRAGYKVAAHSDNGGTKVDVPRDDAAGHAVTARSGSGRIDIRTAG; encoded by the coding sequence ATGACCCCCCGCCCCGTCCGCATACCGGCCCTCGTGGGCGGAGTCCTGCTCGCCGGACTGACCCTCGGCGGATGCGGGAGTTCGAACGCGGACGACGCGACGCCCGAGGAGAGGACGTTCTCGATCAGCGGGCGCGAGCTCACCGTGGACTCGGACAACTCGGCCATCGAGCTCGTGCCGGGCGGCGACGGCAAGGACGTCAAGGTCGTCCGGCGCTTCGACGGCTGGGCGCTCGGCGGGTCGGCCGGCGTCTCGTGGGAGATGCGCGGCGACACCCTCAAGCTGAGGCTGACGTGCAAGGGGATCAGCATGGGCTGCGAGGCCAAGCACCGGATCGAGGTGCCGCGCGGTGTCGCCGTCACCGTCAAGGAGGACAACGGGTCGGTCACGGCGCGCGATCTGGAGACCCCTCTGGCGATCACCACCTCCAACGGCTCCATCGACGTCCGGAACGCCAAGGGGCCCCTGGAGCTGAGGACTTCCAACGGCGCCGTCAAGGCCCGCGGCCTCGGCTCGCGCACGGTGTCGGTCACCACCTCCAACGGGTCGGTCGAGGTCGGCGCCGAGCAGGTGCCCGACCACGTCGAGACCCGCACCGGCAACGGCGCCACCCGCATCACCCTGCCCCGCGCCGGCTACAAGGTCGCCGCCCACAGCGACAACGGCGGCACCAAGGTCGACGTCCCGCGCGACGACGCGGCCGGTCACGCGGTCACCGCCCGCAGCGGCAGCGGCAGGATCGACATCCGCACGGCGGGCTGA
- a CDS encoding FmdB family zinc ribbon protein — MPRYEYRCAPCGSTFELNRPMAESSDPATCPDGHTDTVKLLSTVAVTGTAGAGPAPRSGGGGGGGCCGGGCCG, encoded by the coding sequence ATGCCCCGTTACGAATACCGCTGCGCACCCTGTGGCTCCACCTTCGAGCTGAACCGTCCCATGGCCGAGTCCTCCGACCCGGCCACCTGCCCGGACGGGCACACCGACACCGTCAAGCTGCTCTCCACCGTCGCCGTCACCGGCACGGCGGGCGCCGGTCCCGCGCCCCGGTCCGGCGGCGGTGGCGGCGGTGGCTGCTGCGGCGGCGGTTGCTGCGGCTGA
- a CDS encoding O-methyltransferase, translating into MPEIKSAPLTPELYAYVLAHNPPLDPVQRALVASTRELFPDHAIKQVAQEQAPLLAFLVRLTGARHVVEVGTFTGLSALAMAQALPAGGRLIALDISEEWTAHAREAWARAGVADRIDLRIAPALDSLRALPAEPHVDLAFLDANKDGYVDYWEELVPRLRPGGLIVADNVLFMGQAADPSVTSGPGAHVRVFNEHVAADKRMESVMLTVADGLTLARRVA; encoded by the coding sequence GTGCCCGAGATCAAGAGCGCTCCGCTCACCCCCGAGCTCTACGCGTACGTACTCGCCCACAACCCGCCCCTCGACCCCGTGCAGCGCGCCCTGGTCGCGTCGACCCGGGAGCTGTTCCCGGACCACGCGATCAAACAGGTGGCCCAGGAGCAGGCCCCGCTCCTGGCCTTCCTCGTGCGGCTCACCGGCGCCCGGCACGTGGTGGAGGTGGGCACCTTCACGGGGCTGTCCGCCCTGGCCATGGCACAGGCGCTGCCCGCCGGCGGCCGGCTGATCGCCCTGGACATCTCCGAGGAGTGGACGGCCCACGCCCGCGAGGCGTGGGCCCGGGCGGGCGTCGCCGACCGCATCGACCTGCGCATCGCCCCCGCCCTGGACTCGCTGCGGGCCCTGCCCGCCGAACCGCACGTCGACCTCGCCTTCCTCGACGCGAACAAGGACGGCTACGTCGACTACTGGGAGGAACTCGTGCCGCGGCTGCGGCCCGGCGGCCTGATCGTGGCGGACAACGTCCTCTTCATGGGCCAGGCCGCCGATCCGTCCGTGACGAGCGGCCCGGGCGCGCACGTCCGGGTGTTCAACGAGCACGTGGCCGCGGACAAGCGGATGGAGTCGGTGATGCTCACGGTCGCGGACGGCCTGACGCTGGCGCGCCGCGTGGCCTGA
- a CDS encoding HAD family hydrolase encodes MTTAPTLVTSDLDRTLIYSTAALALSMPDAQSPRLLCVETYEHKPLSYMTEAAAAGLAALARTATFVPTTTRTPEQYARVRLPGPAPRFAICANGGELLVDGEPDPHWRAVVRRRLAAECAPLAEVEERLVRTADPAWLLKRRTAADLFAYLVVDRPLLPEAWVKDLADWAAGRGWTVSLQGRKVYAVPGPLTKSAAAAEVARRTGAGRTLAAGDSLLDADLLLAADRAWRPGHGELADVGWSAPHVTALQTRGVAAGEEIIEAFTAAALS; translated from the coding sequence GTGACCACGGCCCCCACCCTCGTCACCAGCGACCTCGACCGCACCCTCATCTACTCCACCGCCGCGCTCGCCCTGTCGATGCCGGACGCGCAGTCCCCCCGGCTGCTGTGCGTGGAGACCTACGAGCACAAGCCGCTGTCCTACATGACGGAGGCCGCGGCGGCCGGCCTGGCCGCACTGGCCCGCACGGCCACGTTCGTGCCCACGACCACCCGCACCCCCGAGCAGTACGCCCGGGTCCGGCTGCCCGGCCCGGCGCCCCGGTTCGCGATCTGCGCCAACGGCGGCGAGCTGCTCGTCGACGGGGAGCCGGACCCGCACTGGCGGGCGGTGGTGCGCCGACGGCTGGCCGCCGAGTGCGCACCGCTGGCGGAGGTCGAGGAGCGCCTGGTGCGCACTGCCGACCCGGCGTGGCTGCTCAAGCGGCGCACGGCGGCGGACCTCTTCGCCTACCTCGTCGTCGACCGGCCGCTGCTGCCCGAGGCGTGGGTCAAGGACCTCGCCGACTGGGCCGCGGGCCGCGGCTGGACGGTCTCCCTCCAGGGCCGCAAGGTCTACGCCGTGCCCGGGCCGCTGACCAAGAGCGCGGCCGCGGCCGAGGTCGCCCGCCGCACCGGCGCCGGCCGGACGCTCGCCGCCGGCGACTCGCTGCTCGACGCCGACCTGCTGCTGGCCGCGGACCGGGCCTGGCGGCCGGGCCACGGCGAGCTGGCGGACGTCGGCTGGAGCGCGCCGCACGTCACCGCCCTTCAGACCCGGGGAGTGGCGGCGGGAGAGGAGATCATCGAGGCGTTCACGGCGGCCGCGCTCTCGTAA